In Nodularia sp. LEGE 06071, one DNA window encodes the following:
- a CDS encoding pentapeptide repeat-containing protein: MKVDELLKNYIAGVRDFTGVNLSEADLRESDLSGAILDGAILDGAKLNHANLVQTSFIGADLNGADLSNANLTESNLVGAMLDGAILDGAILDGADLSQANLEVANLIEADLSEADLQEANLQAANLDGANLSGADLSVADLTQANLSEADLNEANLNGANLEDADLSGTILD; encoded by the coding sequence ATGAAAGTAGATGAACTCCTGAAAAACTATATTGCAGGCGTTAGAGATTTTACTGGCGTTAATCTCAGTGAGGCGGATTTAAGAGAATCTGACCTGAGTGGCGCAATTTTAGATGGAGCTATTTTAGATGGCGCTAAACTGAATCATGCTAATTTAGTCCAAACTAGTTTCATTGGAGCTGACCTGAACGGAGCCGATTTGAGTAATGCTAATCTGACTGAAAGTAACTTAGTTGGTGCTATGTTGGATGGTGCTATTTTAGATGGTGCTATTCTAGATGGTGCTGATTTGAGTCAGGCTAATTTGGAAGTTGCTAATCTCATTGAAGCGGATCTGAGTGAAGCCGATTTGCAGGAAGCTAATTTACAAGCAGCAAATTTAGATGGAGCCAACCTGAGTGGAGCAGATTTAAGTGTAGCTGATTTGACTCAGGCGAATCTCTCGGAAGCCGATTTGAATGAGGCTAATTTGAATGGTGCGAATTTGGAGGATGCGGATTTAAGCGGCACAATTTTAGATTAG
- a CDS encoding type II toxin-antitoxin system VapC family toxin, whose protein sequence is MRYLYDTNIFIYYLADEFTVSSLFTEKFLHLHEVLISPIIRMELLSFPGLSADEQQSIEDLLSQFKSVPLLRDIEDQTIKLKRQYKIKLPDAIIAATAINQDAVLVTRNVNDFQGITGLNIENPF, encoded by the coding sequence ATGAGATATCTTTATGATACGAATATTTTTATTTACTATCTGGCTGATGAGTTCACAGTTAGTTCATTATTTACAGAAAAATTTCTGCATTTGCACGAAGTCCTTATTTCACCAATTATTCGCATGGAATTACTAAGTTTTCCGGGTTTATCAGCAGATGAACAGCAGTCGATTGAAGATTTGCTATCTCAGTTTAAGTCAGTTCCACTGTTACGAGATATTGAAGATCAAACAATTAAATTAAAACGACAGTACAAAATTAAGCTTCCTGATGCAATTATCGCCGCTACAGCCATAAATCAAGATGCAGTTTTAGTAACAAGAAATGTTAATGATTTTCAAGGAATTACTGGACTAAATATTGAGAATCCTTTTTAA
- a CDS encoding AI-2E family transporter, producing the protein MNEPNVIRLWKQLNNTKLIRYVLLLAIGWAIVQVFAYFSTVIVIFIFAGILAFLLSYPVKLSERFLPHGIAVVIVFLVSLLVLGGLIATLGFAILSQFQQLLEQTPQFIDYAISLLDKLQNILTRFNFKVDFQVVEEELRNQVLAVIGTGWTTAQVLLTNLIDLILIAVVAFFMLLDGKRVWDFLIKIFPANVRNKLTLAVQQNFLGFFWGRLLLSLFFGVSAFILFIFLQLPYALFLATIAGGFDLIPGIGATIGITLVALIILPQGIWLSLQVLIGCIVLQQIEENLLMPRIMQGSINMNPVFMFFALLVGAKIAGLVGIFLSIPIAGVLISMFKVEEMQGGN; encoded by the coding sequence ATGAATGAGCCAAACGTCATAAGGTTATGGAAGCAACTGAATAATACAAAGCTGATTCGCTATGTATTGCTGTTAGCTATTGGTTGGGCAATTGTGCAAGTATTTGCTTATTTTTCCACAGTGATTGTCATTTTTATATTTGCTGGGATTTTGGCATTTTTGCTGAGTTATCCAGTCAAGTTGTCTGAACGTTTTTTACCACATGGCATTGCAGTTGTTATAGTTTTTTTAGTGAGTCTGCTCGTTTTGGGTGGGTTGATAGCAACTTTGGGTTTTGCCATACTATCTCAATTTCAACAATTACTGGAACAAACACCTCAATTTATTGACTATGCTATTTCCCTATTAGACAAATTACAAAATATCCTAACTAGATTTAATTTTAAAGTGGATTTTCAAGTGGTTGAAGAGGAGTTACGCAATCAAGTTTTAGCAGTAATTGGCACGGGTTGGACAACAGCTCAAGTTTTATTAACGAATTTAATTGATTTAATTTTGATTGCAGTTGTAGCTTTTTTTATGTTGTTAGATGGCAAAAGGGTTTGGGATTTTCTGATCAAGATTTTTCCGGCAAATGTTCGTAATAAGCTGACTTTAGCAGTTCAACAAAACTTTTTAGGCTTCTTTTGGGGTCGTTTATTATTATCTTTATTTTTTGGTGTTTCAGCATTTATTTTATTTATCTTTCTCCAATTACCTTATGCCTTATTTTTAGCGACGATCGCCGGGGGATTTGATTTGATTCCTGGGATTGGCGCTACAATTGGAATTACCCTAGTTGCTCTGATTATTTTACCTCAAGGCATTTGGCTGAGTCTGCAAGTATTAATTGGTTGTATTGTCCTTCAGCAAATAGAAGAAAATTTACTGATGCCACGCATTATGCAAGGCTCAATCAATATGAATCCAGTCTTCATGTTCTTTGCTTTATTAGTAGGGGCAAAAATAGCAGGTTTAGTCGGAATTTTTCTATCAATTCCCATTGCAGGAGTATTAATTAGTATGTTTAAAGTTGAGGAAATGCAGGGGGGAAATTAG
- the sppA gene encoding signal peptide peptidase SppA, with the protein MRNFFKQTFASILGTVLGLMIFCGISTTGLLLLLFAVTSSRDTSPQVKDQSVVVFDLSMNITDSPPGSGELLQRALSGAEVNRMTLRSVLDTLEKARVDPRIVGIYLDATGTTTSANTGFASLTEIRQALEKFRASGKKVVAYGVGLSERDYYLSSVADTVILNPIGLMEVKGLSSQPMFLAGALEKFGIGVQVVRVGKFKGGIEPFILNELSPENRQQIQKLLDDVWGDWRTTVGSSRKITPQKLQAIADTQAILTATEAKASGLVDQLGYKDEVVTELKKLTPSDQTDSSFRQINLRNYAQVSGKSLGVERNSQNKIAVVYAEGEIVDGSGEDDQVGGDRFARILNQLREDNDVKAVVLRINTPGGSATASEVMQREVQLTREVKPVVVSMGDVAASGGYWIASDSSRIFAEPTTITGSIGVFGVLFNGQKIANENGITWDTVKTARYADNQTVTRPKSAQELEIYQRSVDRIYNLFLDKVVQGRKLPAQKVAEIAQGRVWSGMAAKQIGLVDEIGGLNAAIAYAAQQAKLDNDWQLQEYPRVSTLEERFFGRAVQEISTILEIVGMPVQPSNSLMAEFQKLQQEMVILQKMNDPQGIYTRLPFNFRLE; encoded by the coding sequence ATGCGTAATTTTTTCAAACAAACTTTTGCTAGTATTCTAGGTACTGTACTCGGACTGATGATTTTCTGCGGTATCAGCACAACAGGACTATTATTACTGTTATTTGCAGTTACCAGCTCCAGAGATACTAGTCCCCAAGTCAAAGATCAGTCAGTGGTGGTTTTTGATTTGTCAATGAATATTACCGATAGTCCTCCTGGTTCTGGCGAATTGCTACAACGAGCCTTATCAGGAGCCGAAGTCAATAGGATGACACTCCGTAGCGTTCTCGATACCTTGGAAAAAGCCAGGGTTGATCCGCGAATTGTCGGTATTTATTTAGACGCAACCGGAACAACTACATCTGCTAACACGGGGTTTGCGTCCCTGACAGAAATACGCCAGGCGCTGGAGAAGTTCCGCGCATCTGGAAAAAAGGTTGTCGCTTATGGTGTGGGTTTGAGTGAAAGGGACTATTACCTGAGTTCGGTGGCGGATACCGTTATCCTGAATCCCATAGGCTTGATGGAAGTTAAGGGTTTGAGTAGCCAACCGATGTTTCTGGCGGGGGCTTTAGAAAAGTTCGGAATTGGTGTTCAGGTAGTGCGGGTAGGCAAATTTAAAGGCGGAATTGAACCATTTATCCTCAACGAGTTGAGTCCAGAAAACCGCCAACAAATTCAAAAATTACTCGACGATGTTTGGGGAGATTGGCGGACTACAGTCGGTTCTAGTCGCAAAATTACCCCTCAAAAGTTGCAAGCGATCGCAGATACTCAGGCGATCCTCACAGCAACTGAAGCCAAAGCCAGTGGTTTGGTGGATCAATTAGGATACAAGGATGAAGTCGTTACCGAACTGAAAAAATTAACACCCAGCGATCAGACAGATAGCTCATTCCGGCAAATTAATCTGAGAAACTACGCTCAAGTTTCCGGTAAATCCTTGGGTGTAGAACGCAACTCCCAAAATAAAATTGCTGTAGTTTATGCTGAAGGCGAAATTGTCGATGGTAGCGGGGAAGATGATCAAGTAGGTGGCGATCGCTTTGCCAGAATCTTGAATCAACTACGCGAAGATAATGATGTCAAAGCTGTTGTCTTGCGAATTAATACCCCCGGAGGTAGCGCTACCGCATCCGAGGTGATGCAGCGAGAAGTACAATTGACTCGCGAAGTCAAACCTGTTGTCGTCTCAATGGGTGATGTCGCCGCCTCTGGTGGTTACTGGATTGCGAGCGATTCCAGCCGCATTTTTGCCGAACCAACGACAATTACAGGTTCCATTGGCGTATTTGGAGTGCTATTTAATGGGCAAAAAATAGCCAATGAGAATGGTATCACTTGGGATACGGTAAAAACTGCACGTTATGCCGACAATCAAACCGTGACACGCCCAAAATCAGCCCAAGAGTTGGAAATCTATCAGCGCAGCGTTGACCGCATTTATAATCTCTTCCTCGATAAAGTTGTTCAAGGTCGGAAATTACCAGCCCAAAAAGTCGCAGAAATTGCCCAAGGTCGAGTTTGGTCAGGAATGGCCGCCAAACAAATCGGTTTGGTGGATGAAATCGGTGGACTGAATGCGGCTATTGCATATGCTGCCCAGCAAGCTAAACTGGATAACGATTGGCAATTGCAAGAGTATCCGAGAGTCAGTACCTTGGAAGAACGCTTTTTTGGCCGCGCGGTTCAAGAAATCAGCACTATTTTAGAGATTGTGGGAATGCCAGTTCAACCATCTAATTCCCTGATGGCGGAATTTCAAAAACTCCAACAGGAAATGGTCATTCTCCAAAAGATGAATGATCCTCAAGGGATTTACACTCGTTTACCCTTCAATTTTCGGCTGGAGTAA
- a CDS encoding DUF4327 family protein, translating to MTQQVIHPMVKLQRNVQSLIESNIIKPTDSIWKIALLYGNDWQHWKQELQDFGFTMQDPIGELLEVEAWDEE from the coding sequence ATGACTCAGCAAGTGATTCACCCAATGGTGAAATTGCAGCGTAACGTGCAATCACTCATCGAATCCAATATTATCAAACCAACTGATAGCATTTGGAAAATTGCATTACTCTATGGCAACGACTGGCAGCACTGGAAACAGGAACTGCAAGACTTTGGCTTTACTATGCAAGATCCAATTGGCGAATTGCTAGAAGTGGAAGCGTGGGACGAAGAGTAG
- a CDS encoding protein kinase domain-containing protein, whose protein sequence is MVILTLLEPQQKKPLQQWCFENSAVIRIGRAGDNDVVLSDSLVSRHHLELRQVNSAKNKNVASWQVFSQGSNGTFLDGTLVLNCPLPDNSRLQLAQGGPILQFQLQKIPDTLLRSPEGGEEQEKTLANLASTCNHEGNSPNNLFCIHCGQPLRVQHKIRQYQVLQTLGQGGMGTTYLAWDAAGLISQKPQLLVLKQMNADMAKIAKAQELFEREANTLKSLDNAGIPKYYDFFVVGGKKYLAMELIHGQDLEKKVYATGPVTPSQAIAWMIQTCDILQYLHSQNPPLIHRDIKPANLMVRNADNQIVVLDFGAVKEIGTTPGTRIGAEGYCAPEQERGQPLTQSDLYAIGPTLIFLLTGENPFKFYRHRGQTSRFDVVKIPTISPQLREIIERVTQQLPRDRYQSAKELAVALAACQV, encoded by the coding sequence GTGGTTATTCTGACCTTGTTAGAACCGCAACAAAAAAAGCCACTCCAGCAGTGGTGTTTTGAAAATTCCGCCGTAATTCGCATTGGTCGCGCGGGGGATAATGATGTGGTTTTATCTGATAGTTTGGTTTCGCGGCACCATTTGGAATTGAGGCAAGTTAATTCTGCCAAAAATAAAAATGTTGCTTCTTGGCAGGTGTTTAGTCAAGGCAGTAATGGTACTTTTCTGGACGGTACGCTGGTGCTTAATTGTCCTTTACCGGATAATTCCCGGCTGCAACTGGCACAGGGAGGGCCAATATTACAATTCCAATTGCAAAAAATCCCCGATACTTTGCTGCGATCGCCTGAAGGTGGCGAAGAACAAGAAAAAACGCTGGCAAATTTAGCCTCCACTTGCAACCACGAAGGTAATTCCCCGAATAATCTATTTTGTATTCATTGCGGTCAACCTCTGAGGGTTCAACATAAAATTCGCCAATATCAGGTGTTGCAAACTCTCGGACAGGGCGGTATGGGTACTACTTATCTCGCTTGGGATGCAGCAGGTCTGATTTCTCAAAAACCACAATTGCTGGTTTTAAAGCAAATGAATGCTGACATGGCTAAAATTGCCAAAGCCCAAGAGTTATTTGAACGAGAAGCGAATACTCTCAAATCCCTTGACAATGCGGGGATTCCCAAGTATTACGACTTTTTTGTAGTTGGTGGGAAAAAATACTTGGCTATGGAATTAATTCATGGCCAGGATTTAGAAAAAAAAGTTTATGCCACTGGGCCTGTAACGCCCAGCCAGGCGATCGCTTGGATGATTCAAACCTGCGACATATTACAATATCTCCATAGCCAAAATCCACCACTCATACACCGTGATATCAAACCCGCTAACCTGATGGTGCGAAATGCCGATAATCAGATAGTAGTGTTGGATTTTGGGGCTGTGAAGGAAATTGGGACGACACCTGGCACTCGTATTGGTGCGGAAGGTTACTGCGCTCCTGAACAAGAACGAGGACAACCCTTAACTCAATCCGATTTATATGCCATTGGGCCGACGCTAATTTTTCTGCTCACAGGCGAAAATCCTTTCAAATTTTATCGCCACAGAGGTCAAACTTCCCGCTTTGATGTGGTCAAGATTCCCACAATTAGCCCGCAACTGAGAGAAATTATTGAACGCGTCACGCAGCAGTTGCCACGCGATCGCTACCAAAGTGCTAAAGAACTGGCTGTAGCATTAGCTGCTTGCCAGGTATAG
- a CDS encoding serine/threonine phosphatase — MLICPQCTFENPNTNKFCQSCGASLTHKVCPECSTEVPVNAQLCHNCGAECGIVWQAIIAKSRTGEESEDTTVTEENQEISPTSTISRLQLSVGSYLDPEQRYQLLEPLSAAEENISQAEILVKVLDCQPYQISPIEAILANQQQGLVVPSLEISEVSRLAKAYIVLQSQSHPGIPAIHDAWQEDDLQVLLIEDRSDWQSLLDLWQSETTSTLQILHCLYQMTQLWAVLETVNCRQSLLELANLRLDEDQTLALQRLYVEPLNEQPSRTSSEEGEVETFTIPEQLLTIQALGQVWQALFRQSQRTQFGSVVQILEDLALGKIQTVEQLRSRLEDIAAELETPMTSTADSMEEKDIATPTILQFDDLDDFSAKADDMPTVVLSMQLSSLEDAGRTDVGRQRHHNEDCFGIETKINKLELPKKQVLQARGLYILCDGMGGHAGGEVASELAVNTVREYFDQHWITKQMPLEAMLREAIYLANQAIYEVNQEEVRSGIKRMGTTLVMLLIQGTQAAAAHVGDSRLYRLTRKRGLEQITVDHEVGQREISRGVEASIAYARPDAYQLTQALGPRDQNSINPDVVFFEITEDCLFIMVSDGLSDNDVLENHGHNQLLPLLSSGANLQKGVTELIDLANQYNGHDNITAILIRAKVRPDMDS, encoded by the coding sequence ATGCTGATTTGCCCTCAGTGTACATTTGAAAACCCTAACACTAACAAATTCTGTCAAAGCTGTGGTGCATCCCTGACCCACAAGGTTTGTCCTGAGTGCAGTACGGAAGTACCCGTGAACGCACAACTTTGTCATAACTGTGGTGCGGAATGCGGAATAGTTTGGCAAGCAATTATTGCCAAGTCAAGGACTGGGGAAGAAAGTGAAGACACGACTGTTACAGAAGAGAATCAAGAAATCTCCCCTACTTCCACCATTTCCCGATTACAACTCTCAGTAGGTTCTTACTTAGACCCAGAACAGCGTTATCAATTATTAGAACCGCTATCAGCCGCAGAGGAAAATATTTCTCAGGCGGAAATTTTGGTGAAGGTGTTGGACTGTCAGCCATATCAAATATCGCCGATTGAGGCCATACTCGCTAATCAGCAACAGGGATTGGTGGTGCCATCACTGGAAATAAGTGAAGTTTCTCGTCTGGCGAAAGCTTATATTGTCTTACAATCCCAATCTCACCCAGGTATACCAGCAATTCATGATGCCTGGCAAGAAGATGATCTACAGGTGCTACTGATCGAAGACCGTTCAGATTGGCAGTCTTTACTGGATTTATGGCAATCTGAAACAACGTCTACGTTACAAATTTTACACTGTCTTTATCAGATGACCCAACTCTGGGCTGTATTAGAAACGGTGAATTGTCGTCAAAGTTTGTTGGAGTTGGCGAATCTGCGCTTAGATGAAGACCAAACGCTGGCGCTACAGAGGTTATATGTAGAACCACTGAATGAACAGCCAAGTAGGACATCATCTGAAGAGGGAGAAGTAGAAACATTTACTATCCCAGAGCAACTTTTAACTATTCAAGCTTTGGGGCAAGTTTGGCAGGCACTATTTAGACAATCCCAACGGACTCAATTTGGTTCTGTAGTGCAGATTTTGGAAGATTTGGCACTAGGTAAAATTCAGACTGTAGAGCAGTTGCGATCGCGTTTAGAAGACATCGCGGCTGAATTAGAAACACCTATGACCAGCACTGCTGATTCAATGGAAGAAAAAGATATTGCGACACCCACTATTTTGCAATTCGATGATTTAGATGATTTCTCTGCCAAAGCTGATGATATGCCAACTGTTGTGCTGTCAATGCAATTGAGCAGTTTGGAAGATGCAGGACGCACTGATGTTGGTCGTCAACGTCATCACAATGAGGATTGCTTTGGGATTGAAACCAAAATCAACAAGCTGGAATTGCCCAAAAAACAAGTTTTACAAGCCCGTGGTTTGTATATCCTCTGCGATGGTATGGGTGGTCATGCAGGGGGTGAGGTAGCCAGTGAGTTGGCAGTTAATACCGTCAGAGAATACTTTGATCAACATTGGATTACGAAGCAAATGCCCCTGGAAGCTATGCTGCGTGAGGCCATATATTTAGCTAATCAAGCAATTTATGAGGTAAATCAAGAAGAAGTCCGTTCTGGTATCAAGCGCATGGGTACTACCTTGGTTATGCTCTTAATTCAAGGTACTCAAGCCGCAGCCGCCCATGTGGGAGATAGTCGCCTTTACCGCCTGACACGCAAGCGGGGATTGGAACAAATCACAGTAGATCACGAAGTAGGTCAACGAGAAATTTCTAGAGGCGTGGAAGCTAGCATCGCCTATGCTCGTCCGGATGCGTACCAGCTAACTCAAGCTTTAGGGCCTCGTGATCAAAACTCCATTAATCCCGATGTGGTGTTTTTTGAAATTACTGAAGATTGCCTTTTCATTATGGTATCGGATGGTTTATCAGATAATGATGTCCTAGAAAATCATGGACATAATCAACTGCTTCCCCTACTCAGTTCTGGCGCTAACTTGCAAAAGGGAGTTACAGAATTAATTGATTTAGCAAACCAATACAATGGTCATGACAATATTACTGCTATACTTATCCGGGCCAAGGTGCGCCCAGATATGGACAGTTAA
- a CDS encoding rRNA large subunit pseudouridine synthase E: MANHYRYMIFYKPYGVLSQFTQETPKHSTLKDYIPVPDVYPVGRLDWDSEGLLLLTNDGQLQHRLAHPRFGHQRTYWVQVERIPDVDAINQLQTGVEIQGYRTQPAQVRLFLDAPHLPERHPPIRFRKNVPTSWLEMTLTEGKNRQVRRMTAAVGFPTLRLVRVSIAHLHLDGLQLGEWRDLMPSELEFLHNLPKNYQRVSRAITTRRKSS; the protein is encoded by the coding sequence ATGGCTAATCATTACCGCTATATGATTTTTTACAAACCCTATGGAGTCCTCAGCCAGTTTACGCAGGAAACACCAAAACATAGTACCTTGAAGGACTATATCCCGGTTCCGGATGTTTATCCTGTGGGGCGTTTGGACTGGGACAGCGAAGGTTTATTACTATTGACGAACGATGGACAATTACAACATCGCCTCGCTCATCCTCGGTTTGGACATCAACGCACTTACTGGGTACAGGTAGAACGCATTCCTGATGTCGATGCTATCAACCAGTTACAAACAGGTGTGGAAATTCAGGGTTATCGGACTCAACCAGCGCAAGTCAGACTGTTTTTAGACGCGCCACATCTACCTGAACGCCACCCGCCAATTAGATTTCGCAAAAATGTTCCGACATCTTGGTTGGAAATGACATTGACTGAGGGCAAAAATCGCCAAGTGCGGCGAATGACTGCGGCTGTGGGATTTCCCACGTTACGACTGGTCAGGGTAAGCATCGCTCATCTCCATCTGGATGGTCTACAGCTAGGTGAGTGGCGCGACCTCATGCCGTCAGAACTCGAATTTTTGCATAATTTGCCTAAAAATTACCAAAGAGTTTCTAGGGCTATTACTACCAGGCGGAAGTCAAGCTAG
- a CDS encoding Npun_R2821/Npun_R2822 family protein, with protein MTFPKGIYTLANDNVYDQVIALINSIRKNYDTEIPICIIPYDHKIDKLKNLNLENIFLFDNEKSLNKWQDFASEIWASERFIELKQTAWYHGSNTIRKMCSFDGIFENFIYIDSDELVMSSLDDCFNKLTDYDCIFDDWEHRKTESFLSVDLIKDKYHHQEKDIKQQCHCSDFFASKSTLINDELLAQIKHNLLEDEEIKFINIRGWWDEVYLFSYITFKLNCKIFNYTLSEDARVRTGNIAGVDPFVEKDYVLFNKEDLKPIHRIHYMGYKCEVFKRLCQGEYTNIPHQEVFLHYRFMNQPEAAPSYLKKANFAVRIYRIWQQIFNKIKKNILIKIKN; from the coding sequence ATGACTTTCCCAAAAGGAATTTACACTTTAGCAAATGACAATGTATACGATCAAGTTATTGCTTTAATAAATAGCATTAGAAAAAATTACGATACTGAGATTCCAATTTGTATTATCCCCTATGATCACAAAATCGATAAACTTAAAAACCTAAATTTAGAAAACATATTTTTATTTGATAACGAAAAATCTTTGAACAAATGGCAAGATTTTGCTTCAGAAATATGGGCAAGTGAAAGATTTATAGAACTAAAGCAGACAGCTTGGTATCACGGTTCTAATACTATTAGGAAAATGTGTTCTTTCGATGGTATTTTTGAAAATTTTATTTATATAGATAGCGATGAATTAGTCATGTCCTCACTGGATGATTGTTTTAACAAGCTAACTGATTATGATTGTATTTTTGACGACTGGGAGCATCGCAAAACAGAGAGTTTCCTTTCCGTTGATTTAATAAAAGATAAATACCACCATCAGGAAAAAGATATTAAACAACAGTGCCATTGCTCTGATTTTTTTGCATCCAAATCTACCTTAATAAATGACGAATTGCTAGCACAAATCAAGCATAATTTATTAGAAGATGAAGAAATTAAATTTATAAATATTCGAGGATGGTGGGACGAAGTTTATCTTTTTAGTTACATCACTTTTAAACTTAATTGCAAAATTTTTAACTATACATTAAGTGAAGATGCTAGAGTGAGAACAGGAAATATTGCTGGAGTTGATCCTTTTGTTGAAAAGGACTATGTACTCTTTAACAAGGAGGATTTAAAGCCAATTCATCGAATTCATTATATGGGTTATAAATGCGAAGTATTTAAAAGATTATGCCAAGGTGAATATACGAATATTCCACACCAAGAAGTATTTTTACATTACAGATTTATGAATCAACCGGAGGCAGCACCAAGTTATTTAAAGAAAGCTAATTTTGCAGTCAGAATTTATCGCATTTGGCAGCAAATTTTTAATAAAATCAAGAAGAATATATTAATTAAAATCAAGAATTGA
- the thiC gene encoding phosphomethylpyrimidine synthase: MRTEWVAKRRGQSNVTQMHYARQGVITEEMHYVAKRENLPADLIRDEVARGRMIIPANINHTNLEPMAIGIASRCKVNANIGASPNSSNLQEEVDKLNLAVKYGADTLMDLSTGGGNLDEIRTAIINASTIPIGTVPVYQALESVHGTIENLTADDFLHIIEKHAQQGVDYQTIHAGILIEHLPLVRDRITGIVSRGGGILARWMLHHHKQNPLYTHYSDIIEIFKRYDVSFSLGDSLRPGCTHDASDAAQLAELKTLGQLTRKAWEHDVQVMVEGPGHVPMDQIEFNVRKQMEECSEAPFYVLGPLVTDIAPGYDHITSAIGAAMAGWYGTAMLCYVTPKEHLGLPNAEDVRNGLIAYKIAAHAADIARHRPGARDRDDELSAARYNFDWNRQFELSLDPERAKEYHDETLPADIYKTAEFCSMCGPKFCPMQTKVDADALTELEKFLAKEPVTQG; encoded by the coding sequence ATGCGGACAGAATGGGTTGCTAAACGTCGTGGTCAGAGTAACGTAACTCAGATGCACTACGCGCGTCAGGGTGTTATTACCGAAGAAATGCACTACGTGGCCAAGCGGGAAAACCTGCCGGCGGATCTCATTCGTGATGAAGTGGCGCGGGGACGGATGATTATCCCTGCTAACATTAATCACACTAACTTAGAACCGATGGCGATCGGCATCGCTTCCAGATGTAAAGTTAATGCTAATATCGGCGCTTCTCCCAACTCTTCTAATCTTCAAGAAGAAGTGGATAAGTTGAATCTAGCGGTGAAATACGGTGCTGATACCCTGATGGACTTGTCCACAGGTGGAGGTAACTTAGATGAAATTCGCACCGCTATTATTAATGCTTCAACTATTCCTATTGGCACAGTACCAGTTTATCAAGCTTTAGAAAGTGTCCACGGCACAATTGAAAATCTCACCGCCGACGACTTTCTGCACATTATCGAAAAACACGCCCAACAAGGTGTAGATTATCAAACTATCCACGCCGGGATTTTAATTGAACATTTACCTTTAGTCAGAGATCGCATCACAGGTATTGTCTCCCGTGGTGGTGGTATTTTGGCGCGGTGGATGCTGCATCACCACAAACAAAACCCTCTGTATACCCATTACAGCGACATCATTGAGATTTTCAAAAGATATGATGTTTCTTTTAGTTTGGGTGATTCCCTGCGTCCTGGCTGTACTCATGATGCCTCAGATGCTGCACAATTAGCAGAACTGAAAACCCTCGGACAGCTAACCCGCAAAGCCTGGGAACATGATGTACAGGTGATGGTAGAAGGGCCTGGACACGTCCCAATGGATCAAATTGAGTTTAATGTCCGGAAGCAGATGGAAGAGTGTTCTGAAGCACCTTTCTATGTATTGGGGCCATTGGTGACAGATATTGCTCCTGGTTATGACCACATTACTTCGGCAATTGGGGCGGCAATGGCTGGGTGGTACGGAACTGCAATGCTGTGCTATGTTACACCTAAAGAACATTTAGGTTTGCCCAATGCCGAAGATGTCCGCAATGGTTTGATTGCTTATAAAATAGCGGCTCATGCTGCGGATATTGCTAGACATCGCCCAGGTGCGAGAGACAGAGATGATGAACTCTCAGCAGCTCGTTATAACTTTGATTGGAATCGTCAGTTTGAATTATCTTTAGACCCCGAAAGAGCTAAAGAGTATCACGACGAAACTCTACCAGCAGATATTTACAAAACTGCTGAATTTTGTTCGATGTGTGGGCCTAAGTTCTGCCCCATGCAAACCAAAGTTGATGCTGATGCGTTGACTGAACTTGAGAAGTTCTTGGCGAAGGAACCTGTAACTCAAGGTTAA
- a CDS encoding PCP reductase family protein — translation MSESIKWTADAEAKLKEIPFFVRPFARKKIEVYAEENSISLITLEIYEDVKKQFN, via the coding sequence ATGAGTGAATCAATTAAATGGACTGCTGACGCTGAAGCTAAACTCAAGGAAATCCCTTTTTTTGTCCGTCCTTTTGCCCGTAAAAAGATTGAAGTCTATGCTGAGGAGAATAGTATCTCTCTAATCACTCTAGAAATTTATGAAGATGTGAAAAAACAATTTAATTAA